The following proteins are encoded in a genomic region of Cryomorphaceae bacterium:
- a CDS encoding peptidase M28 family protein produces MPARLLLLVFTVLIGTDICAQKLDSLMIRRIFDEALTRGHSYDNLRELCKDVGHRLTGSEGAKKAEQWGANKMRSYGFKNVELQPFEAPYWVRGDVERGHLNNPHRVLNISALGGSVGTNGPLTAEVIEVSGTAQLEKMNPADIEGKWVFINAPMNPKLIDTFHAYGPCSRERWVGAAESARFGAAGVLLRSVTLRADDFPHTGVMGYNDTIPKIPAVAISTNDAHHLSNLLRKQKVTATVELNCEDRGTTTAHNVIGEIKGREHPEKIIVVGAHLDSWDIGEGAHDDGAGVVQALEVLRLFKAMEYGPRHTIRCVLYMNEENGAEGAKAYADRVKSKGEVHLAALESDRGGFTPRGFSVDARDDQREYLQQFKKLLEPYFLHLMEPGYSGVDVGFLRNGETTLIGFVPDSQRYFDVHHSANDVFEQVNKRELELGSASIAALIYLIDQYGLPQKVAP; encoded by the coding sequence ATGCCTGCACGCCTGTTATTACTCGTCTTTACGGTTCTTATCGGTACGGACATCTGCGCCCAAAAACTCGATTCGCTGATGATTCGGCGCATCTTTGACGAAGCACTTACCCGCGGTCACAGTTACGACAACCTGCGCGAATTGTGCAAAGACGTAGGGCATCGTCTTACCGGCTCGGAGGGCGCCAAAAAAGCCGAGCAGTGGGGCGCCAACAAGATGCGTTCTTACGGTTTCAAAAACGTGGAGCTTCAGCCCTTTGAAGCACCTTATTGGGTGCGTGGCGATGTGGAGCGAGGTCATTTAAACAATCCTCACCGCGTGCTGAATATTTCTGCGCTTGGTGGGTCTGTGGGTACCAATGGCCCGCTTACGGCAGAGGTGATTGAGGTGTCTGGAACGGCTCAACTCGAAAAGATGAACCCTGCAGACATTGAGGGGAAATGGGTTTTTATTAACGCTCCGATGAATCCAAAGTTGATCGACACTTTTCATGCCTACGGACCTTGCTCTCGGGAGCGCTGGGTGGGTGCTGCGGAATCGGCCCGCTTTGGAGCCGCCGGGGTGCTGTTGCGCTCAGTTACCTTGCGCGCTGACGATTTTCCGCATACGGGTGTGATGGGATACAACGACACCATTCCCAAAATTCCTGCCGTGGCCATCAGTACCAACGACGCCCATCACCTGAGTAATTTGCTTCGAAAACAAAAAGTTACCGCCACTGTTGAACTGAATTGCGAAGACCGCGGAACCACCACGGCCCACAACGTAATCGGCGAAATTAAAGGCAGGGAGCACCCCGAAAAAATCATTGTGGTGGGGGCGCACCTTGATTCCTGGGATATTGGCGAAGGGGCCCACGACGACGGCGCAGGAGTGGTGCAGGCATTGGAAGTATTGCGTCTCTTCAAGGCCATGGAGTACGGCCCGAGGCACACCATTCGCTGCGTGTTGTACATGAACGAGGAGAACGGTGCGGAAGGCGCCAAAGCCTATGCCGATAGGGTGAAATCCAAAGGCGAAGTGCATTTGGCGGCACTTGAAAGCGACCGGGGAGGATTTACTCCACGTGGGTTTTCGGTGGATGCCCGCGACGACCAACGCGAATATTTGCAGCAGTTTAAAAAATTGCTTGAGCCGTATTTTCTTCATCTGATGGAGCCGGGCTACTCGGGTGTGGATGTGGGTTTTTTGCGCAACGGCGAAACCACGCTCATTGGTTTTGTGCCCGACAGTCAACGGTATTTCGACGTGCACCACAGTGCCAACGACGTGTTTGAGCAGGTAAACAAACGAGAATTGGAGTTGGGAAGCGCGTCTATCGCGGCGCTCATTTACCTCATTGATCAATACGGACTGCCCCAAAAAGTGGCACCCTAA
- the pyrR gene encoding bifunctional pyr operon transcriptional regulator/uracil phosphoribosyltransferase PyrR: MKPITILNSEQFALTIKRLCFQLIENHENFEESVIVGLQPRGVLLADRLAQSLREILQTPQISCGHLDITFYRDDFRRKEKPLAASPTTMDFTVEDKRVILVDDVLFTGRTIRSGLEALVDYGRPRSVELLVLIDRRFKRQIPVQADYVGRWVDSIAAQRVGVEWAESEGKDRVIMHTTDEQ; encoded by the coding sequence ATGAAGCCCATCACCATCCTAAACAGCGAGCAGTTTGCGCTAACCATCAAGAGGCTTTGCTTTCAACTTATTGAAAATCACGAAAATTTTGAAGAGTCTGTTATCGTAGGTTTGCAGCCTCGCGGGGTTTTGCTTGCCGACAGACTGGCGCAATCACTGCGGGAAATTCTGCAAACACCGCAAATTTCCTGTGGTCATCTCGACATAACTTTTTACCGTGACGACTTTCGCCGAAAGGAAAAGCCGCTCGCCGCAAGTCCAACCACCATGGATTTTACGGTGGAAGACAAACGAGTAATCCTTGTTGATGACGTGCTTTTTACAGGGCGCACCATTCGCTCCGGTCTGGAAGCACTTGTGGATTACGGAAGACCGCGCTCCGTGGAACTGCTCGTGCTGATTGACCGGCGATTTAAAAGGCAAATTCCCGTTCAGGCCGATTACGTAGGGCGCTGGGTAGATAGCATTGCCGCGCAGAGAGTGGGCGTAGAGTGGGCCGAAAGCGAAGGCAAAGACAGGGTAATCATGCATACAACAGATGAACAATGA
- a CDS encoding AAA family ATPase, whose translation MQTVLEQLYAQHNKLVKSTSVKFVRSLMGEINWNARLIGIKGPRGVGKTTLLLQYIKLKSGKQAHALLYVSMDSILLANCTLMDLVDSFEKYGGKILFVDEVHRYPNWSEELKNIYDAYPDLKIVFTGSSLLDILNARADLSRRAVVYELQGLSFREYLALQTGEEPVRISLTDALNHHHEVVPEIIQSIKPLAHFGNYLAHGYFPFYYEQPDLYYMKLREVVNMILEIELPLLRGVDISYVHRIKQLLYILSQSVPFVPNVSGLSAKMGMQRITLLSYLHYLDEVKLTRNLFKETKGISKLQKPLKIYPDNTNLMYALSGEGINTGSLRETFFANQLSYSHRLQYPGKGDFLVDERYTFEIGGKGKDFMQLEGIQEAYIAADNIEYGFKNKIPLWLFGFLY comes from the coding sequence ATGCAAACCGTACTCGAACAGCTCTACGCTCAGCACAATAAGCTAGTCAAAAGTACTTCTGTCAAATTTGTTCGCAGCCTCATGGGCGAAATAAACTGGAATGCCCGCCTTATCGGAATCAAAGGACCTCGCGGAGTTGGTAAAACCACCTTGTTGCTGCAATACATCAAACTCAAATCAGGCAAGCAGGCTCATGCGTTATTGTACGTATCAATGGATTCCATTTTGCTCGCCAATTGCACACTTATGGATCTTGTTGATTCCTTTGAAAAGTACGGTGGCAAAATCCTTTTTGTGGATGAGGTACACCGCTACCCGAATTGGTCGGAGGAACTGAAGAACATTTACGATGCTTATCCTGACTTAAAAATTGTTTTCACAGGCTCTTCCCTGCTCGATATTTTGAATGCCCGTGCCGATCTTAGCCGCCGGGCCGTGGTATATGAGCTTCAAGGTTTATCTTTCAGAGAATACCTGGCATTACAAACAGGAGAAGAACCTGTCCGGATATCCCTAACGGATGCGCTGAACCACCACCATGAGGTTGTGCCCGAAATCATCCAGAGCATAAAGCCTCTTGCCCATTTCGGGAATTATCTCGCACATGGTTACTTTCCCTTCTACTACGAGCAGCCCGACCTCTATTACATGAAACTGCGCGAAGTGGTCAATATGATTCTTGAGATAGAGCTGCCGCTGTTGCGCGGGGTGGATATCAGCTACGTACACCGAATAAAACAATTGTTGTACATCCTGTCGCAATCCGTTCCATTTGTACCAAACGTTTCCGGGTTGAGCGCAAAAATGGGTATGCAACGCATTACGCTGCTGTCTTACCTACATTACCTGGACGAAGTAAAACTTACCCGAAACCTGTTCAAAGAGACGAAGGGAATCAGCAAGCTTCAAAAGCCCCTCAAGATTTATCCTGATAACACCAACCTGATGTACGCCCTCTCGGGCGAAGGCATAAACACCGGTAGCTTGCGCGAAACTTTCTTCGCCAATCAGCTTTCATACAGCCATCGTTTACAATACCCCGGTAAAGGCGATTTTTTGGTTGACGAACGCTACACCTTTGAAATCGGTGGTAAAGGCAAGGATTTCATGCAACTTGAGGGAATTCAGGAGGCCTATATTGCGGCCGACAATATCGAGTACGGATTCAAAAACAAAATCCCGCTCTGGCTCTTCGGTTTTTTGTACTGA
- a CDS encoding nitroreductase — MLCFAEKSSTGNKSPVWVVVSNGKKTSMRYNLSEIADLIKDRRTIYPEQYSSRKVAREIVENILRSATWAPTHGKTEPWRFTVFMGNETMRVAEAQQAYYRANTPEDRFSEHKVNRYATRAEATSVIVGVGMKRQESGKIPEIEEIMAVACGVQNMMLHAAAYGVGSYWSSGGFAFSDASKKLLGLDAPDDQALGYIYLGYPASDWPKSHRKPLEYVTNWIES, encoded by the coding sequence ATGCTGTGCTTCGCGGAGAAATCATCGACTGGCAACAAGAGCCCAGTATGGGTTGTAGTATCAAATGGAAAAAAGACTAGCATGAGGTACAACCTGAGTGAAATTGCCGATCTGATTAAAGACCGTCGCACCATATACCCCGAACAATACTCATCCCGCAAGGTAGCCCGCGAAATTGTAGAGAACATTCTGCGTTCGGCTACTTGGGCCCCCACACACGGCAAAACAGAGCCCTGGCGCTTTACCGTTTTTATGGGCAACGAAACCATGCGCGTGGCCGAGGCCCAGCAGGCCTATTATCGCGCAAACACGCCCGAAGATCGTTTCTCTGAGCACAAGGTAAACCGCTATGCAACGCGCGCAGAGGCTACTTCGGTGATTGTAGGCGTGGGCATGAAAAGGCAGGAATCAGGTAAAATCCCGGAAATTGAAGAGATAATGGCCGTGGCCTGCGGGGTGCAAAACATGATGTTGCACGCTGCGGCGTATGGCGTGGGGAGTTATTGGAGTTCCGGAGGTTTTGCTTTTAGCGATGCATCAAAGAAACTACTCGGACTGGATGCTCCCGACGATCAGGCTTTGGGGTATATCTACCTCGGCTATCCCGCTTCAGATTGGCCTAAAAGCCACCGCAAACCGCTCGAGTATGTGACCAACTGGATAGAATCCTGA
- a CDS encoding PorT family protein has product MACSMVGNLQAQADDYNFWMAGLHFRPLIPTNVPQRTTIEVSGTPGEDNEFMRVAINPKFGYSFGMVVRKNFTQRFAIETGINYVRRFYQVDVTDVDSAVTSSVDFGLTGYEIPLVALVYIRLGEDFYMNTSLGVSLDFMARSIANGTRYFDNFTAIRKVSGAALANVGVEYRSLNSGTFYIGLTYHQSAWPIADTKINYFRGSFQDASVQTPLDGTYLTLDLRYYFNEQVGRRRQRW; this is encoded by the coding sequence ATGGCCTGTTCAATGGTCGGGAATCTGCAAGCGCAGGCGGATGACTACAACTTTTGGATGGCAGGGCTTCATTTTCGTCCCTTGATACCAACCAACGTTCCGCAGCGCACAACCATTGAAGTGAGCGGAACACCGGGAGAGGACAACGAGTTTATGCGCGTGGCTATCAATCCCAAATTCGGGTATTCGTTTGGGATGGTTGTGCGTAAGAATTTCACCCAGCGCTTTGCCATTGAAACGGGTATCAACTACGTTCGTCGCTTCTACCAGGTAGATGTTACCGACGTTGATTCGGCGGTAACCTCGTCGGTTGATTTTGGACTTACAGGCTATGAAATACCACTGGTTGCGTTGGTGTATATTCGGCTGGGCGAGGATTTTTACATGAACACCTCTCTGGGTGTGTCGCTAGATTTTATGGCGCGATCCATAGCCAATGGCACCCGCTATTTTGATAATTTCACTGCCATCCGCAAAGTAAGCGGAGCCGCCCTTGCCAACGTAGGCGTAGAATACAGGTCTTTAAACAGTGGCACCTTTTACATTGGGCTTACCTATCACCAATCGGCCTGGCCCATTGCCGATACCAAGATCAATTACTTTCGCGGGTCTTTTCAGGATGCAAGTGTACAAACCCCGTTGGACGGCACTTACCTTACCCTCGATTTGCGCTACTACTTTAACGAGCAGGTTGGACGAAGACGGCAGCGGTGGTGA
- a CDS encoding thioredoxin family protein — MALTQTTPLELGFEAPDFWLPDVVSGEQKTFADIRGEKGTLVMFICNHCPYVIHVREELIRLAREYMPKGIGFVAISANDAESYPADSPEKMKELAEQEDFPFAYLFDESQDVARAYEAACTPDFNLFDSAGRCVYRGRLDGSTPGNDIPLSGADMRRALDAVLRGEIIDWQQEPSMGCSIKWKKD; from the coding sequence ATGGCACTTACGCAAACAACCCCTTTAGAGCTTGGTTTCGAAGCCCCTGACTTCTGGCTTCCCGATGTAGTTTCAGGGGAGCAAAAAACCTTTGCCGACATTCGAGGAGAAAAAGGCACCCTTGTGATGTTTATCTGCAACCATTGTCCGTATGTGATTCATGTGCGCGAAGAGTTGATCAGACTGGCCCGGGAATACATGCCAAAAGGAATTGGATTTGTGGCGATCAGCGCCAACGATGCAGAAAGCTATCCGGCCGATTCTCCGGAGAAAATGAAAGAGCTGGCCGAACAGGAAGATTTTCCTTTCGCCTATCTCTTCGACGAATCGCAGGATGTGGCGAGAGCCTACGAAGCTGCCTGTACACCCGATTTTAATCTCTTCGACTCCGCTGGTCGGTGCGTGTACCGCGGCAGGCTGGATGGCTCCACACCTGGCAACGATATTCCGCTCAGTGGTGCAGACATGCGGCGGGCTCTGGATGCTGTGCTTCGCGGAGAAATCATCGACTGGCAACAAGAGCCCAGTATGGGTTGTAGTATCAAATGGAAAAAAGACTAG
- a CDS encoding DUF1304 domain-containing protein, with amino-acid sequence METAAKILTTIVAIEHLYFMYFEMFAWETIGKRTFRLLPAHLFQPTKVLAANQGLYNGSHAFEVQIVTGKVSEEFGYYSIEVTSMQKAAIIPDTRFSDLRTTSKFRSLKSVEEGVSKRSEEKKKEVVMGGVGKTTPPQDCFSVFYTHEAQRKQNHFFRQHDIVMTNYSNN; translated from the coding sequence ATGGAAACTGCCGCCAAAATTTTAACCACCATAGTAGCGATAGAGCACCTGTACTTCATGTATTTCGAAATGTTTGCCTGGGAAACCATTGGCAAACGCACCTTCAGATTGCTTCCTGCTCATTTGTTTCAACCCACGAAAGTGCTGGCGGCCAATCAGGGTCTTTACAACGGCTCACATGCATTCGAAGTGCAAATCGTCACCGGAAAAGTGAGCGAGGAATTCGGCTACTACAGCATCGAAGTCACCAGTATGCAAAAGGCCGCCATTATCCCCGACACGCGCTTCAGTGATTTGCGGACCACCAGTAAATTCCGTTCGTTGAAAAGTGTTGAGGAAGGTGTATCGAAACGGAGCGAGGAAAAGAAGAAGGAGGTGGTGATGGGAGGCGTTGGAAAAACAACCCCACCACAAGATTGTTTTTCTGTATTTTACACCCACGAAGCACAACGAAAACAAAACCATTTTTTTCGACAGCACGATATCGTAATGACTAATTATAGCAACAATTAG
- a CDS encoding T9SS C-terminal target domain-containing protein: MTTLNIVLTSRRRLHNLVYKGHRRAEITLLWVLIFFLQSTITEAQITWRRTYGGELDDTGVTVRVLDQNRFVVAASTGSFGVDASSIYLFETDGLGNRTWSALIGDGGIFRALDMQVDEDGDLLIVGFTNVDAVGGYDALLVRADQQGTELWRKTYGGTDWDFFSDIKLLENGNMLITGQTFSVEEPGGNAWLILCDSDGEIIWERTLGGSGLHDGWASTPVPDGGFAMTGSLLAENGETDGFLARYDESGNLLWLQTYGGEGSDELRDVIVTNDGGFSMVGMTRSFEDFFEAWHLKVDDSGGEEWYRNWGQIDNQESYRHIQLADGRYITVGYAETSGAGGKDLFLLRSLPSGDFDFGKTFGGIEDDEGYSLGLLDDGFILVGYTLSFGQGSRDVFLVRTNLEGETEDETVIEDFDPVSTPELASAKVTVYPNPSTGLFFVDSDELLIEAVLWDITGRPGKAVRDESGLTALHFDVPAGMYMLELRSLGGIHYKTRIIIGR; this comes from the coding sequence ATGACAACATTAAACATAGTGCTTACTTCACGGCGTAGGTTACACAACCTTGTTTACAAGGGTCATCGACGAGCCGAGATAACTCTTTTGTGGGTGCTGATCTTCTTTTTGCAAAGCACCATTACCGAAGCTCAAATCACCTGGCGCAGAACGTATGGTGGTGAGTTAGACGACACCGGCGTAACTGTTCGGGTGTTAGATCAAAACAGATTTGTGGTAGCGGCATCAACCGGTAGTTTCGGTGTAGATGCCTCCAGTATTTACCTCTTTGAAACCGATGGATTGGGAAACCGAACGTGGTCTGCCCTGATTGGTGATGGCGGAATTTTCAGAGCGCTTGATATGCAGGTGGATGAAGACGGCGATTTGCTGATTGTAGGATTCACCAATGTTGATGCCGTAGGAGGCTACGACGCGTTGCTGGTTCGCGCTGACCAACAAGGAACCGAGTTATGGCGCAAAACCTATGGAGGTACGGACTGGGATTTTTTCAGTGATATCAAATTGCTCGAAAACGGCAACATGCTGATCACAGGTCAGACCTTCAGCGTTGAAGAACCCGGCGGAAATGCCTGGCTTATTTTGTGCGACTCGGATGGAGAGATTATTTGGGAGCGTACCCTGGGAGGTTCAGGCCTGCACGACGGATGGGCTTCAACTCCGGTTCCGGATGGCGGTTTTGCCATGACTGGTTCGCTATTGGCCGAAAATGGAGAAACCGATGGGTTTTTGGCGCGCTACGACGAGAGCGGCAACCTGCTGTGGCTGCAAACATACGGCGGTGAGGGCTCTGATGAACTTCGCGACGTGATTGTTACCAATGATGGTGGCTTTTCGATGGTGGGGATGACGCGGAGTTTTGAGGATTTCTTTGAAGCATGGCATTTGAAAGTGGATGACTCGGGGGGAGAGGAGTGGTACAGAAATTGGGGCCAAATTGACAACCAGGAAAGCTATCGGCATATACAACTTGCAGACGGAAGGTACATCACCGTGGGTTACGCAGAAACTTCGGGTGCTGGAGGAAAAGACTTGTTTCTCCTGCGCAGTTTGCCCAGTGGTGACTTTGACTTCGGAAAAACTTTCGGTGGTATTGAGGATGATGAAGGATACAGTCTTGGTTTGCTTGATGATGGTTTTATTCTGGTAGGATATACTCTCTCCTTTGGTCAGGGAAGTCGGGATGTTTTTCTTGTGCGCACCAATCTTGAGGGTGAGACGGAGGATGAGACTGTTATTGAAGATTTTGACCCTGTTTCCACACCAGAGCTGGCTTCGGCAAAAGTAACTGTGTATCCCAATCCCTCCACAGGACTGTTTTTCGTTGATTCAGATGAACTCCTTATAGAAGCTGTACTCTGGGATATTACTGGCAGACCAGGAAAAGCGGTAAGAGACGAAAGTGGATTGACTGCGTTGCACTTTGATGTCCCGGCCGGAATGTATATGCTCGAGCTGAGGAGTTTGGGCGGAATTCATTACAAAACCCGCATTATCATTGGTCGATAA
- a CDS encoding DUF1304 domain-containing protein, whose amino-acid sequence MVTAAKIITALVAIEHLYFMYFEMFAWETIGKHTFRSLPAHLFEPTKVLAANQGLYNGFLSAGLIWSLLVTDSVWSKNIALFFLGCVAVAGIYGGFSASKKIFVFQAIPALVAIVLWVLA is encoded by the coding sequence ATGGTAACTGCTGCAAAAATTATAACCGCCCTTGTAGCTATAGAGCACCTGTACTTCATGTATTTCGAAATGTTTGCCTGGGAAACCATTGGCAAACACACCTTCAGATCGCTTCCTGCTCATTTGTTTGAACCCACGAAAGTGCTGGCGGCCAATCAGGGTCTTTACAACGGCTTTCTTTCCGCCGGACTTATCTGGTCTCTTCTTGTGACCGATAGCGTGTGGTCAAAAAACATTGCGCTTTTCTTTTTGGGGTGTGTAGCTGTTGCCGGTATTTACGGCGGCTTCAGCGCAAGCAAAAAGATTTTTGTGTTTCAGGCCATTCCGGCGTTGGTAGCCATCGTTTTGTGGGTGTTGGCGTGA
- a CDS encoding ATP-binding protein yields MIQRTLETAIKRKLKSGKAILLFGARQVGKTTLLKKILEQTEYLFLDADDPTIRTLLTNPNTEEIKTIIAEHDLVFLDEAQRIPNIGLTLKIITDQFKHVQLLVSGSSSFDLGNQINEPLTGRKWEFEMFPISWEEYEQSIGFLKSEQQLDNRLLYGFYPDVINNPGQEKNILKNLVNSYLYRDLLAFAEIRKPEVLEKLIQALALQLGSEVNYNELAQIVGINKVTVQNYISILEKGYIVFRLNSFSRNLRNEIKQNRKIYFYDNGIRNMIIGNFSPLNLRVDKGALWENFLVAERLKQHAYKETFAKMYFWRTRDHQEIDLIEDKDGQIFGFEFKWEKNKAKIPRRFVLTYNAKTAVINRKNFRDFVKGNKIE; encoded by the coding sequence ATGATCCAGCGTACCCTCGAAACGGCCATTAAGAGAAAACTAAAAAGTGGTAAGGCGATCTTACTGTTCGGGGCACGGCAAGTAGGTAAAACCACCTTACTTAAAAAAATCCTTGAACAAACGGAGTACTTGTTTCTAGATGCCGATGATCCGACCATCCGTACATTGCTGACAAATCCCAACACGGAAGAAATCAAAACCATCATAGCCGAACATGATCTGGTCTTTCTGGACGAAGCACAGCGAATTCCCAATATTGGGCTCACTCTTAAAATCATTACAGACCAGTTTAAACACGTTCAACTCCTGGTAAGCGGCTCATCATCATTTGATTTGGGAAATCAAATCAATGAACCCCTTACAGGCAGAAAGTGGGAGTTTGAGATGTTTCCAATTAGTTGGGAAGAGTACGAACAAAGTATAGGATTTTTAAAGTCGGAACAACAACTGGACAACAGGTTATTATATGGCTTCTACCCGGATGTAATCAACAACCCCGGACAAGAGAAAAACATCCTTAAAAATCTTGTAAACAGCTATCTCTACAGGGACTTATTGGCGTTTGCAGAAATCAGGAAACCAGAAGTGTTAGAAAAACTCATACAAGCCCTGGCATTGCAATTAGGAAGTGAGGTGAACTACAATGAACTTGCACAAATAGTTGGAATCAACAAAGTTACCGTACAGAACTACATCAGCATCCTCGAAAAGGGATATATCGTTTTCAGGTTGAACAGTTTCAGCAGAAATTTGCGCAACGAAATCAAACAAAACCGAAAAATCTACTTCTATGACAACGGCATCCGAAATATGATAATCGGAAACTTCAGTCCGCTTAACCTTAGGGTCGATAAAGGAGCTTTATGGGAAAATTTCCTTGTCGCGGAACGGCTCAAGCAACACGCCTACAAGGAAACATTCGCTAAAATGTACTTTTGGAGAACACGGGATCACCAAGAAATTGATTTGATAGAAGACAAAGACGGCCAAATATTTGGTTTTGAATTTAAATGGGAAAAGAACAAAGCAAAAATTCCTCGTCGTTTTGTCCTCACTTATAATGCAAAGACAGCAGTCATTAACCGAAAAAATTTCAGGGACTTTGTGAAGGGCAATAAAATTGAATAG
- a CDS encoding LysM peptidoglycan-binding domain-containing protein: protein MATSILTENRSCCLLSCILSGMRLKKALILILSLWAGWLFAGTNPMAGGHETRKDTASAVVMYGDSLLIERPSFFPDRGYNAQLDSLLLTDDFDPERVAQLKLIQSVGDLSRAQVASLIDSLFTLSEVPYPLINEINLYITMLENQRARHSIFAAEVPHDSPHPAHSLYGEWNEEIPHPYKLNHTNPDTGFYLKLRDTLWSCDYYHPHSGPVTSRFGWRYGRRHSGIDVDLEVWDPVHAAFAGQVRVARFYGGYGRVVVIRHYNGLETLYAHLHRFKVKAGDFVEAGDVIGLGGSSGRSTGSHLHFEVRFRGEPVNPENLIDFRTQSLVGDTLVLHKTPHWYVGRTTNVTIHRVEKGDYLHKIAQQYGVSIQEICELNAIRRNSTLRVGQRLRISG, encoded by the coding sequence ATGGCCACAAGCATACTTACTGAAAACCGTTCCTGTTGTTTACTTTCGTGCATCTTATCAGGAATGAGGTTGAAAAAAGCGCTGATTCTCATACTCAGTTTGTGGGCAGGCTGGTTGTTTGCCGGCACCAACCCGATGGCAGGCGGGCACGAAACGCGCAAGGACACGGCCTCGGCGGTGGTGATGTACGGAGACAGTCTGCTGATTGAGCGCCCCTCTTTTTTTCCTGACCGCGGTTACAACGCCCAACTCGATTCGCTGCTGCTAACCGATGATTTTGATCCCGAACGGGTTGCCCAGCTAAAATTGATTCAATCGGTGGGTGACCTTTCCCGTGCTCAGGTAGCCTCACTCATAGATTCACTCTTCACCCTGAGTGAAGTTCCCTACCCTTTGATCAATGAAATCAATCTCTACATCACCATGTTGGAGAACCAGCGGGCACGGCATTCTATTTTTGCTGCCGAAGTTCCGCATGATTCACCCCATCCTGCTCATTCGCTTTACGGAGAGTGGAATGAGGAAATCCCCCATCCCTACAAGCTCAACCACACCAACCCCGACACGGGTTTTTACCTCAAACTGCGTGACACCTTGTGGTCGTGCGATTACTACCACCCCCACAGCGGGCCGGTTACTTCGCGCTTTGGCTGGCGCTATGGCAGGCGACATTCGGGCATTGACGTGGACTTGGAAGTGTGGGATCCTGTGCACGCTGCTTTTGCCGGTCAGGTGCGGGTGGCCCGGTTCTATGGCGGATACGGTCGTGTAGTAGTCATCCGCCATTACAATGGTTTGGAAACACTGTACGCTCACCTGCACCGTTTCAAAGTGAAAGCCGGTGACTTTGTGGAGGCCGGCGATGTGATCGGTTTGGGAGGAAGCTCAGGGCGCTCAACCGGAAGTCATCTCCACTTTGAAGTGCGGTTTCGCGGAGAGCCTGTCAATCCCGAGAATCTTATTGACTTCCGCACCCAATCGCTTGTTGGAGATACCCTCGTGTTGCACAAAACGCCGCATTGGTATGTAGGGCGCACCACCAACGTTACCATTCACCGCGTGGAGAAAGGTGATTATTTGCACAAGATAGCCCAGCAATACGGCGTTAGCATTCAGGAAATTTGTGAATTGAACGCAATCCGCAGAAACAGTACCTTGCGGGTTGGACAACGGTTAAGAATCAGTGGCTAA